Below is a genomic region from Anoxybacillus flavithermus.
CTAACAGTGCTAAGCGAGCGGTTGTCGTATGATCGCCTTCAACATATAATTGGGCGTATTTTCTAATTTTTGCAATAGGCATTTGCGTTTGTTTTAGTTTGATGACAAAACGAAGCCATGCTAAGTGCTCTTGGCGATATACGCGCTTTCCGTTCGCATCGCGGTCTGGGACAACAATTTTTTCTTTTTCATAATAGCGCAACGTATGTGGGCTAACGCCTAATAAGTCAGCAATTTCGCTAATGGTATACATTTTATTCACTCCTTATATTTCATTATAAAAAATAGTTGACTTCGAGTAAACTCTAACGAATATAATCAAGTCATCCTTAAAACAAATGGAGGAATGAAGATGAAGTATACCGTCATTACAGGGGCAAGTTCAGGAATAGGGTATGAGACCGCATTAGCGTTTGCTGCACGCGGGAAAAATTTAGTGATTGCTGCACGTCGACAAGAGAAACTCGAGGAATTAAAGTCAGAAATTGCTCATCGATATCCGGAAGTAAATGTCGTGATCCGCACAACTGATTTATCTGAACGGGGGCATGTATATGCGTTTTACGAAAGCTTACGAGAGTTGGAGCTAGAAACGTGGGTGAACAATGCCGGTTTTGGCAATTTTGCTTCTGTCGCGGAGCAAAACTTAGAAAAAATCGAAAACATGTTGCGTTTAAATATTGAGGCATTAACCATTTTATCATCGCTTTTCGTTCGTGATTATGCGCATGTAGAAGGAACACAGCTCATTAACGTTTCGTCTGGTGGAGGGTATACGGTCGTCGGAAATGCGATCACGTATTGTGCGACGAAGTTTTATGTGAGTGCGTTTACGGAAGGATTGGCGCATGAGTTGAAGGCGCAAGGGGCGAAAATGAAAGCAAAAGTATTAGCGCCAGCAGCGACCGAAACCGAGTTTGCGAAACGTGCGTTTGATATAAATGAGTTTGATTACCATGTGACTGTGCCGAAATTTCATACGGCAAAAGAAATGGCGGAATTTTTGCTTGCTTTATATGACAGTGACAAAGTAGTCGGAATTGTCGATGGCTACACGTATGAATTCCAATTGCGCGATCCGATTTATCCGTTTGTCGATCGAACCGCACAAAAATAAGTAAGAGGGTGTCCAAACCCTTTCTTATATCTCTATATATGTACCCCTTTTGAAAAAAGGCAAGCTTTTAGCTCAGCCTTTTTTGCTTAAAAGAAAAGAAATCGGTTGTCCTGCAGCGAATAACAACAATGGATGGGTTGCGATGTTTGCTCGGATGGAGAAGGTAAAAGTGAAGGTAGATGCGCATCGGCCGCTGCGTGCGGGGGAATAAAACATTTGCGAAAAGTACCGGATTACAACACGGTTATCCGCCAGCCGCCATTAAGGCGATCAACTATCGGTTGCGCGATGATGAAACGTTAGATATGTATCAAAAAGATCCGTTTTTTCTTTGTTTGTGTTAAGATAAAAGCAAAAAGAAATGGGGAAAGACGATGAAGTGGGAAGAGATTCGGCAAGCTTTTCCGAATCGTTGGGTGCTCATTGAGGCGGTGGATGCCTATACAAATGAGAAAAACGAACGTGTTTTAAACAAATTAATCCCGATTGAAACGTTTTCGGACCCAATGAAAGCAATGAGTGAGTATAAACATCTTCATAAGGAAAATCCTCATCGAGAATTGTATGTTCTTCATACGAATCGCAAAGAAACAAATATTGTAGAAAGAACATGGACGGGAGTGCGCCGAGGATAATAGAGCTTCGTATCGAAGAAGGGATGTTGCTCGCTACATTGCAGTTAACCCATAAAAATAAAACGATTGAGTTAAAAAGAGCGTTAATCGATACCGACTCAACAGGAACTATCGTATCTGCTGATCAAGCAGCAACAATTGGAATCGTTCCAGAAGAACACGATTCTATTTATCGAATTAGCGGGGTGGGGGGAACGGAATTTGTTTATGCAAAAATGGTGGATGAAATCATGATAGGATCTATGAAAGCAGCAAATGTTGAAATTGAATTTGGTGCGATGGAGTACGGAGTAGAGCTAGATGCGATTATAGGACTTGATTGTCTTTTGCATATTGGCGCTGTCATCGATTTAGAAAAACTTATAGCAAAGGAAAGCGAATAGAATGAATGCCTCTATTAGAAATGGCAACCGAGTTTTATTTGATGCACGCTAGCGGAGAGATGAAACGAATGGAAGGCAAGCGGTTCACAACGGTGAGCGGCTTTATTTTTTTGCCATCTATCTTTTTCCACCCTTTCTAGAGGTAGAAAAGGTAAAACTATTTTCGTTGGAGGGTTTTTGACTGTTCATGATAAATATATAAATATTTATAAAAATCTGATGATCATTTTATATGAAAAAAGTCAAAAAGGGGCTGGGAGAAGATGATTCGCACGTACAAAGTCATGCTTCTGCCCAATAATAAGCAAAAGACGAAGCTATTTCAATGCGCAGGTGTTGCCAGATGGGCGTATAACTTTGCATTAGCGCA
It encodes:
- a CDS encoding MerR family transcriptional regulator, with the protein product MYTISEIADLLGVSPHTLRYYEKEKIVVPDRDANGKRVYRQEHLAWLRFVIKLKQTQMPIAKIRKYAQLYVEGDHTTTARLALLEEHQRAIQEQLHNLIATEKMLADKITAYKQYIAGMQNKQPT
- a CDS encoding oxidoreductase, coding for MKYTVITGASSGIGYETALAFAARGKNLVIAARRQEKLEELKSEIAHRYPEVNVVIRTTDLSERGHVYAFYESLRELELETWVNNAGFGNFASVAEQNLEKIENMLRLNIEALTILSSLFVRDYAHVEGTQLINVSSGGGYTVVGNAITYCATKFYVSAFTEGLAHELKAQGAKMKAKVLAPAATETEFAKRAFDINEFDYHVTVPKFHTAKEMAEFLLALYDSDKVVGIVDGYTYEFQLRDPIYPFVDRTAQK